A single genomic interval of Clostridium facile harbors:
- a CDS encoding ECF transporter S component: MQKITKIIAYLLFGVAIFLLGYATVTGMTHNYMLFSFLLAAGICGLFFVSFESRRPALRDIMPVIIICTLASAGRVIFGFLPQVQPVTAIVIITGICYGRQTGFLTGALCALVSNMIMGQGPWTPWQMLAWGIIGWIAGIFGKFSWGKRWIPVLCDGALSGMLFSMITDIWTVASLGMSITAASTWMIFVTGFLFNISHSVGNVIFLLLLYRPMSKKMERMKQKYGVLIS, encoded by the coding sequence ATGCAAAAAATAACCAAAATAATTGCGTATTTGCTGTTTGGGGTTGCCATTTTCTTGTTGGGATACGCAACGGTTACGGGAATGACCCATAATTATATGCTATTTAGTTTTTTACTGGCAGCAGGAATCTGCGGTTTGTTTTTTGTGTCATTTGAATCTAGAAGGCCAGCACTACGGGACATTATGCCTGTGATTATTATTTGTACACTTGCTTCGGCAGGAAGGGTTATTTTTGGATTCCTTCCACAGGTGCAACCTGTGACGGCGATTGTGATTATTACAGGCATTTGCTATGGCAGGCAAACAGGATTTTTAACCGGAGCCCTTTGTGCATTGGTATCCAATATGATTATGGGGCAGGGACCTTGGACGCCTTGGCAGATGCTAGCATGGGGAATTATTGGATGGATTGCTGGTATATTCGGAAAATTTTCCTGGGGTAAGCGGTGGATTCCAGTATTGTGTGATGGTGCTTTATCAGGGATGCTGTTCAGTATGATTACGGATATCTGGACCGTGGCCTCTTTGGGGATGAGCATTACCGCGGCTTCTACCTGGATGATATTTGTAACCGGATTTTTATTTAATATCTCCCACAGTGTGGGGAACGTCATCTTTTTATTGTTGTTATACCGCCCAATGTCAAAGAAAATGGAGCGAATGAAACAAAAATATGGGGTGCTGATTTCATAA
- a CDS encoding amidohydrolase, whose amino-acid sequence MEQTLYYGGPVITMEGSQIAEAVLTENGIIRFVGKIEDIADTDIAGARLVDLKGKALLPAFIDSHSHITALATTMGMACLSNANSFQEIVDILKKSCNQLKEGQWLIGFGYDHNNLQEKQHPDRTVLDQISTEIPILISHVSGHMGVANTMALKEMGITQQSDDPAGGKIGRNEDGSFNGYLEENAFFMGSSKIPSPTIEQQLNQLKQAEEVYLKNGITTVQDGLTKQPEWSLLQTASAQKQLTVDIVAYPDYIQAKELVQKNKLYVKNDLNHLKIGGYKLILDGSPQGKTAWMSQPYEGESSYCGYPAHTDQEVLECLSTALEEKLQVLVHCNGDAAAQQLIDQYRLAKEQTGSTQNIRPVMIHAQTVRKDQLKQMAELDMIASFFIAHTYYWGDIHCKNLGQRAMSISPVQSAIENHVVYTFHQDTPVLLPNMMETVWCAVNRISKQGTVIGQQEKISVLDALKGITINAAYQYGEERKKGSIKMGKRADFVILDRNPLKTPKLELNQIQILQTIKDGIPVYQSFQNKK is encoded by the coding sequence ATGGAACAGACCTTGTATTATGGAGGGCCAGTAATTACCATGGAAGGAAGCCAGATAGCAGAGGCAGTCCTGACCGAAAATGGTATCATCCGTTTTGTAGGAAAAATAGAAGATATTGCGGATACGGATATTGCAGGTGCTCGATTAGTTGATTTGAAAGGAAAAGCATTGCTACCTGCATTTATTGACAGTCACAGTCATATTACCGCGTTGGCTACCACTATGGGTATGGCTTGCCTTTCCAATGCCAACAGTTTTCAAGAAATAGTAGATATTCTGAAAAAGTCCTGTAACCAGTTAAAAGAAGGCCAGTGGCTCATCGGATTTGGGTATGACCACAATAATCTACAGGAGAAACAGCATCCTGATAGGACTGTATTGGACCAGATTTCTACTGAAATTCCTATCTTGATTAGCCATGTTTCCGGACATATGGGGGTAGCGAATACCATGGCACTGAAAGAGATGGGGATCACTCAACAGTCAGACGATCCTGCTGGTGGAAAAATTGGTAGAAATGAAGATGGCAGTTTCAATGGGTACTTAGAAGAAAACGCCTTTTTTATGGGAAGTTCAAAAATTCCATCTCCAACGATAGAGCAGCAATTAAATCAATTGAAACAGGCAGAAGAGGTTTATCTAAAAAATGGAATTACCACAGTACAGGACGGCTTAACCAAGCAGCCAGAATGGAGCCTGTTGCAAACAGCATCTGCGCAAAAACAGCTGACTGTAGATATAGTAGCCTATCCAGATTATATACAGGCAAAGGAATTAGTGCAGAAAAATAAACTATATGTAAAAAACGACTTAAACCACCTGAAAATTGGAGGATATAAGCTAATTTTGGATGGTTCCCCACAAGGAAAAACCGCATGGATGAGCCAACCTTATGAAGGGGAGTCCAGCTATTGTGGCTATCCGGCTCATACAGATCAGGAAGTATTAGAATGCCTGTCTACCGCTTTGGAAGAAAAACTGCAAGTTTTAGTCCATTGTAATGGGGATGCGGCTGCCCAGCAATTGATTGACCAATATAGGTTGGCAAAAGAACAAACTGGCAGCACACAAAATATCCGTCCTGTTATGATACATGCTCAGACTGTACGGAAAGACCAACTAAAACAGATGGCTGAATTGGATATGATAGCCTCTTTTTTCATTGCCCATACCTATTACTGGGGGGATATCCACTGTAAAAACTTAGGGCAACGAGCAATGTCAATCAGTCCCGTCCAATCTGCCATAGAAAACCATGTTGTATATACATTTCATCAAGATACCCCCGTACTTTTACCAAATATGATGGAGACTGTCTGGTGTGCGGTAAACCGCATTAGTAAACAGGGGACAGTAATAGGACAACAGGAAAAAATTTCAGTGTTAGATGCGTTAAAGGGAATTACCATAAATGCCGCATACCAATACGGGGAGGAACGGAAAAAAGGTTCTATTAAGATGGGAAAACGGGCCGATTTTGTAATCTTAGATCGGAATCCGCTTAAGACTCCAAAATTGGAGCTCAACCAAATTCAAATATTACAAACCATCAAAGATGGAATACCAGTATATCAATCCTTTCAAAATAAAAAATAA
- a CDS encoding flavodoxin family protein: MKKLVAVLGSSRAQSASKKVAMEIIRGAKENGYEVVIYETFQMELKGCIGCGSCRRNGTDCIIHDGMQDYYSELHHCDALLITSPNYYSQISGQMITFMNRHYCMTNQDRSSRLQPGIQLIGVFAQGAPENYEKYQANYDWYLSLFTAKGMELAGKIVVGGDSDLKENGAIMKKAYSIGKNLK; this comes from the coding sequence ATGAAAAAATTAGTAGCTGTATTAGGAAGTTCCAGAGCACAATCCGCTTCCAAAAAAGTGGCAATGGAAATTATCCGTGGAGCAAAAGAAAATGGATATGAAGTTGTAATTTACGAAACATTCCAGATGGAACTAAAAGGATGTATTGGCTGCGGAAGCTGCCGCCGAAACGGTACGGACTGTATCATCCATGATGGCATGCAGGATTATTATAGCGAATTACATCATTGTGACGCATTATTGATTACTTCCCCAAATTACTACTCTCAGATTTCTGGCCAGATGATTACGTTTATGAACCGACATTATTGTATGACAAATCAAGACCGTTCCTCAAGATTACAACCGGGTATCCAGTTAATTGGTGTATTTGCCCAAGGAGCTCCAGAAAATTATGAAAAATATCAAGCTAATTACGACTGGTACCTCAGTTTATTCACCGCTAAAGGGATGGAGCTGGCTGGAAAAATTGTGGTTGGTGGGGATTCGGACCTGAAAGAAAACGGAGCCATTATGAAAAAAGCGTACTCCATCGGAAAAAATTTAAAATAG
- a CDS encoding ABC transporter ATP-binding protein, whose product MSVLTLDHLGYSYGERSSSVFQNICYQFEKGKVYSIVGRSGAGKTTLLSLLSGLAKPTSGKILFEGNDIAEMDKYRYRSQYVGVVFQSFNLLPHLTALENVRLSMDLSGKKYENKNEYALRMLQSVELDEAKAKRRILKLSGGEQQRVAIARALSYHPEIILADEPTGNLDGETQDQIMDIFQRLAHQDGKCVILVTHSPAVAKASDEVYQLSSK is encoded by the coding sequence ATGAGTGTATTAACATTAGACCATTTAGGATATTCTTATGGGGAACGGTCTTCCTCAGTATTTCAAAATATTTGTTATCAATTTGAAAAAGGAAAGGTATATTCGATTGTTGGACGTTCTGGAGCAGGTAAAACAACATTACTTTCTTTATTGTCAGGATTGGCAAAGCCAACTTCAGGAAAAATCCTGTTTGAGGGAAATGATATAGCCGAAATGGATAAATACCGTTACCGTAGCCAGTATGTTGGGGTTGTGTTCCAAAGTTTTAACCTGCTTCCCCATTTGACAGCTTTGGAAAACGTTCGCCTATCCATGGATTTATCAGGGAAAAAATACGAAAACAAAAATGAGTATGCCCTTCGTATGCTGCAAAGTGTTGAATTAGATGAAGCCAAAGCGAAAAGGCGGATTTTAAAATTATCCGGTGGAGAACAGCAACGAGTTGCTATAGCTCGAGCACTTTCCTACCATCCAGAAATTATTTTGGCAGATGAACCCACTGGGAATCTGGATGGGGAAACCCAAGACCAGATTATGGATATTTTTCAGCGGCTGGCGCATCAAGATGGAAAATGTGTCATTTTAGTTACCCACTCTCCAGCGGTTGCGAAAGCTTCGGATGAAGTATATCAATTGTCCAGTAAATAG